The following proteins are encoded in a genomic region of Arachis stenosperma cultivar V10309 chromosome 4, arast.V10309.gnm1.PFL2, whole genome shotgun sequence:
- the LOC130975457 gene encoding uncharacterized protein LOC130975457, with product MSLSDLKNSILEKLGVLGSKWVKKLFYKIPMAVVSTGVQYETFAVKADEDIRVLFYCVRSFSEIRIHELFAKLEVGVDSSGASALVPCPAAAGGTSSSMPAVRPYLPPIQSPSFAADLDRTEVVGSVPLENAAVIEPPGGRNYFGGPDQVENAMRDDESDQEPVDIDGDSDDDTGGDPHAQHRPSSSGSHRYPPHFSTLNLEALGQQEDNGNRSKDEAVLSVKDYSIRRGVEYRVIESDHLKYHGKCKEFGKGCSWLIRVALRARKGTWEVRRYNGPHTCLATSISSDHHQLDYHVICARILPMVRADAAVTVKVLQQATEADYGFRPSYRKVWMAKQKAVAQIYGDWEESYAELPRWMLGIQATMPGTITVLKTSPVRIGGGVDESTVYFHRLFWTFPPCIEAFRHCKPLVSIDGTYLYGKYGGTLLLAIAQDGNSNILPIAFALVEGENAKSWSFFLSNLREHVTPQEGILVISDRHNEIKAALEAPETGCLPLRAFRAYCIRHVAANFALTFKGKDSRRMLVNAAYAKTEAEFYYWFDIMRTENPAMYDWANRMKYDKWTQHEDAGRRFGHMTTNISECVNSVLKGTRNLPVTSLVKSTYGRLAQLFVVRGQTAEAQLGSGHEFCQALVKAIDRNLRDSRCFTVTLYDRHQFEYTVVETTPTGTFSLGSYRVSLKDHRCDCGHFQALHYP from the exons ATGAGTTTGTCAGATTTGAAGAACAGCATCTTGGAGAAGCTTGGCGTGTTGGGTAGCAAGTGGGTGAAGAAActattctacaagattcccATGGCGGTTGTCTCGACCGGTGTTCAGTATGAAACCTTTGCGGTTAAGGCTGATGAAGATATTAGGGTTCTGTTCTACTGTGTAAGGAGTTTTTCGGAGATCAGAATCCATGAGTTGTTCGCGAAGTTGGAGGTTGGTGTCGATAGTTCTGGGGCATCCGCTCTAGTTCCTTGCCCAGCTGCCGCGGGTGGTACATCTAGTTCGATGCCTGCGGTCAGACCGTATCTTCCGCCGATTCAATCACCTTCATTTGCGGCTGATTTAGACCGAACGGAGGTTGTTGGTTCTGTACCTTTGGAGAATGCAGCAGTCATTGAGCctcctggtggacgaaatt ACTTTGGTGGACCTGATCAAGTAGAGAATGCAATGCGTGACGATGAGTCTGACCAGGAGCCTGTTGATATCGATGGTGACAGCGACGATGACACAGGTGGCGATCCACATGCGCAGCATAGGCCTTCAAGTTCTGGTTCTCATCGGTACCCTCCACACTTCTCCACACTAAACTTGGAAGCTCTTGGTCAACAGGAAGACAACGGTAACAGA AGTAAAGATGAAGCTGTGCTGAGTGTAAAGGACTATAGCATCCGGCGAGGTGTTGAGTACAGAGTCATCGAATCGGATCATTTGAAGTATCATGGAAAATGCAAGGAATTCGGCAAGGGTTGTAGTTGGTTGATTCGTGTAGCGCTTCGTGCACGAAAGGGGACTTGGGAGGTTAGGAGGTACAACGGGCCACACACATGCCTCGCAACTTCTATTTCAAGTGATCACCATCAGCTGGATTACCACGTTATATGTGCGAGGATTCTTCCTATGGTTAGGGCCGATGCTGCGGTTACGGTAAAGGTACTTCAACAAGCGACAGAAGCTGATTACGGTTTCAGGCCTAGTTACAGGAAGGTTTGGATGGCTAAGCAGAAGGCAGTGGCACAAATATACGGAGATTGGGAAGAGTCTTACGCGGAGTTGCCACGTTGGATGCTAGGGATCCAGGCGACAATGCCGGGAACAATCACGGTGCTGAAGACGTCTCCTGTTCGGATTGGTGGTGGGGTTGATGAGTCCACGGTGTACTTTCACCGGCTTTTCTGGACATTTCCACCCTGTATCGAGGCATTCCGGCATTGCAAGCCCCTCGTCAGTATTGATGGTACCTACTTGTATGGGAAGTATGGAGGGACGCTGCTGTTGGCGATAGCTCAGGACGGAAACTCGAACATCCTCCCGATAGCATTTGCCCTTGTGGAAGGCGAAAATGCAAAGTCGTGGTCATTCTTCTTGTCCAATCTCCGAGAGCATGTGACTCCTCAGGAGGGTATCCTTGTTATCTCTGACAGGCATAATGAGATCAAGGCAGCGCTTGAGGCACCTGAGACTGGATGCCTGCCTCTTCGGGCTTTCCGGGCCTACTGTATAAGGCATGTGGCTGCGAATTTCGCCCTAACGTTCAAAGGTAAGGACTCAAGGAGGATGCTGGTGAATGCTGCCTACGCAAAGACTGAGGCAGAGTTTTACTACTGGTTCGACATCATGCGGACTGAGAATCCAGCAATGTATGACTGGGCCAACCGTATGAAGTATGACAAATGGACCCAACATGAGGATGCTGGTCGACGGTTCGGGCACATGACCACAAACATCAGTGAATGTGTGAACTCCGTGCTAAAGGGAACTCGTAACCTGCCGGTCACATCGTTGGTTAAGTCAACCTACGGGAGGCTTGCTCAGCTATTTGTGGTACGGGGACAGACAGCAGAGGCACAACTCGGATCTGGCCATGAATTCTGTCAGGCATTGGTCAAGGCTATTGATCGGAACCTAAGAGACTCTAGGTGCTTCACTGTGACATTATACGACAGGCATCAGTTCGAGTACACCGTCGTTGAGACAACACCAACGGGGACCTTCTCGCTGGGTAGCTATAGAGTTTCCCTTAAAGATCACCGATGCGACTGTGGCCACTTCCAGGCGCTGCATTATCCTTAA